AGCATATGCCCAAGGCGTCGCCCTTTGCCAATGACGGCGGATCGGGCGATGGCGGGCTGTTGCAGCCGCAGGATATTCTGGACGGCGACGATGCCGAAAACTGGAACCGCGCCAATGTCTTGCTGGATACGGTCGAGGATCTGGAGTTGATCGGCCCGTCGATTGCGCCAACGGATCTTTTGGTGCGGCTGTTTCACGAAGAGGGGCCGCGAGTTTTCGATATGCAGGCGGTGCGGTTTGGGTGCACCTGTTCGGAAGAGCGGGTGCGCAGCAGCCTGTCGATCTATTCTGCACGTGATATTGCGACCATGACCACCGAAGAGGGGATTGTGACCGCCGATTGCCAGTTTTGCGGGGCGCATTACCGGCTGGACCCGGCCACTGTCGGGTTTGAGGCCAAGGATGACGGGGCGGGGGGCAGTGACTGATCCGCTGGAGCGAGCGCTGCGCGCATTGCGGGCGGCGCGCGCGCCTTCGTCGGATTATGATCTAAATCCCGGTGTTGTTTTGCCCGAAGGGCGCAGATTGCGGGCGGCGGCGGTATTGGTGCCGGTGCGCGAGGGGCGCGTGATTCTGACCAAACGGTCCTCGAAGTTGCGGCATCATCCGGGGCAGATTGCGTTTCCGGGCGGCAAGCAGGATGCGGGTGATCCTGATATCACGGCCACCGCGCTGCGGGAGGCGGAGGAAGAGATCGGGCTAGACCAGCGCAGCGTCGAGGTGCTGGGGTTCTTGCCCCGGCACGAGACCGTGACCGGCTTTGACGTGACGCCGGTTCTGGCGCGGGTGCATGGGGCGTTCGAGCCGCGGGCCGAGCAGGGCGAAGTCGATGAGGTGTTCGACGTGCCTTTGGCGCATTTGCTAGAGTTGGGCCGATATAGGGTCGAAAAGCGCCGCTGGCGGGGGGATTGGCGGCGCTATTATGCGGTGCCCTATGGCCCCTATTACATCTGGGGGGCGACGGCGCGCATTCTGCGTAACCTGGCGGATCTGGCGGAGCCGGAATGAAAGTTTCTGGCGCATGGATCGAGGATAAGGCGACGCAGGCGGTCTGTGCCATGCTGACCGAGGCGGGGTATCAGGCGCTATTTGTCGGCGGCTGTGTGCGCAACGCGCTGTTGGAGATGCCGGTGGGGGATATTGATATCGCCACCGATGCCCGGCCCGAGATGGTGATGGAGCTGGCCCATGCGGCGGGGCTAAAGCCGGTGCCGACGGGCCTTGAACATGGCACGATTACGGTGGTTTCGGGTCACATTGGCCATGAGGTTACGACCTTTCGCGAGGATGTGCAGACCTTTGGTCGTCATGCGGTGGTGGCCTTTGCCAGCGATTTGCGCACCGATGCGCGGCGGCGCGATTTTACGATGAATGCGCTTTATGCCCAGACTGATGGTGCCGTGGTCGATCCTTTGGGCGGGTTGGAGGATTTGCGCGCGCGGCGGGTGCGATTTATCGAGGATGCCGATCAACGGATTCGCGAGGACTATCTGCGTATTCTGCGGTTTTTCAGGTTTCATGCCTGGTATGGTGATCCCGAAGGCGGGCTTGATGCCGAGGGGTTGGCGGCCTGTGCTGGCAATGTCGAAGGGATTGTTGGGCTGTCGCGCGAGCGTGTGGGGGCGGAAATGCGCAAGCTGCTCGCCGCACCTGACCCGGCACCGTCTGTGGCCGCGATGCAGGCGACGGGAGTGTTGGCTGCGGTTCTGCCGGGAAGCGATGCGCGCGCCTTGCCGCTGTTGGTGCATCTGGAATCAGAGACAAACACAGCCCCAGACGCGATTCTACGGTTGGCCGCGCTGGGGGGTGAGGCGGCTGCGGAGCGGTTGCGCCTGTCGCGGGCAGAGGCGCGGCGGCTGGATAGTTTGAGGGGCGCGGCGGCAGACATGATGCACGCGGCAGAGTTGGGCTATCGCCACGGGTTCGCGGAGGGGCGCGCGATCTTGCTGTTGCGCGCGGCGCTGCTGGAAAACCCCTGGCAGGCGCGCGATGCCGAGGATTTGGCGAAAGGGGCCAAGGCAAGGTTTCCAGTGACAGCGGCAGACCTGATGCCAGAGTATACCGGCCCCGCGTTGGGTGAACGGTTGCACGCGTTGGAGCGGCGCTGGATCGAGTCGGGGTTTGCGCTGACACGCGACGATCTGCTGTGAGCGGGCTTTTATAGCGGCGCGGCGCGGGGTAAAGGCGCAGGCATGAGCGAGCATGACATCATACGGTTGGGGCATCAGGGCGACGGCATTGCCGAGGGGCCGGTGTACGCACCTCTGACCCTGCCCGGTGAGCGGGTTTCGGGCACTTTGAACGGTCAAACCCTGACCGATGTGCGCATTCTTTTGCCATCCTCGGATCGGGTGAGCGCGCCCTGTCGGCATTTCCGATCCTGTGGCGGATGTCAGGTGCAACATGCGTCAGACGGGTTTGTTGCGTCGTGGAAGCAAGAGGTGGTGCGCGCGGCGATGGCAGCGCATGGCATCGTGGCTGAATTTCAGCCGATCCATATTTCGCCACCGCGATCCCGTCGGCGGGCAACATTTGCTGCAAAACGCACGAAAAAGGGGGCGATGGCCGGGTTTCATGCCCGTGGCAGCGATGTGATCATTGAGGTCCCTGATTGCCATCTGCTGCATCCCGAGGTGATGCGCGGCCTTAGCGTGGCCTGTGATCTGGCCGAGACAGGCACGAGCCGGAAGGCGGCGCTGGCGGTCAGCGTCACGCGGTCTTTGGTTGGGTTGGATGTGGCGGTTACGGATGGCAAGCCGCTGGATGGACCGCTGCGGATTGCGCTGGCGGCGTTGGCTGAGCGGCATGATCTGGCGCGGCTGGCCTGGGAGGACGAGGTTGTGGTGACGCGGCGCGCGCCGGTGCAGGTGTTTGGCGGGGCACGGGTTGTGCCGCCGCCGGGTGCATTCCTGCAAGCCACGGCAGAGGGTGAAGCGGCGCTTTTGGCGCAAACAGAGACTATTTTGGCGGGGGCGCGGCGGATCGTTGATCTTTTTGCTGGCTGCGGCACCTTTGCCCTGCCTTTGGCGCAGCGGGCGCAAGTACATGCGGTTGAGGGGGAGGCCGAGATGCTGGCGGCGCTGGATGCCGGACGGCGTGGGGCTGCGGGGCTCTATCCGCTGAGCACAGAGGCGCGTGATCTTTTTCGTCGACCGCTCTTGGCGGATGAGTTGGCGCGCTATGACGGGGCGGTGATTGATCCGCCGCGTGCCGGCGCCGAGGCGCAGATTGCCGAGATTGCCCGCGCGCGCCTGCCCCGGCTGGCCTATGTGTCCTGCAATCCGGTGACATTTGCCCGAGACGCCAAGACCCTGATTGCGGCGGGCTATGTGATGGGTCCGGTGCGGGTGGTGGATCAATTCCGTTGGTCGGCGCATGTGGAATTGGTGGCCGGATTCACACTGAATAAGGCGTGAACGGAGCAATTTTTCTACCAAGCCCCGCATTTTTTTTGGTATTAGAATCACGAGCAGTGAGCGGATAAAAACAATGAAATCTAACAGACGGTTCGTGTTGCTGGCGGGGCTGAGCGCCTTGGCAGCGTGTAGCAGGCAGGATTCTAAATTTCGCACCTATCGTGGCCCCGATGTGACGCGGGTGATTGTCAACAAGGGTGAGCGAGAGATGTTTCTCTTGCATCACAATCGCACGCTGGAGCGGTACAAGGTTGATCTTGGCTTTTCGCCTTCGGGGCATAAGCAATTCGAGGGGGATGGGCGCACGCCCGAGGGCGAGTATCACATCGACCGGCGCAATCCCAACAGTTCGTTTCATCTGTCGCTTGGGATTTCCTATCCCAATGAGGCGGATATTGCCTATGCCAAGGCCTTGGGCAAATCACCGGGTGGAGATATCTTCATCCATGGCGAGCCGAACGCACTGGCCTTTTTAAGCCCAGATTGGACGGCTGGCTGTATCTCGGTCAAGAATCGCGAGATGGAGGATGTCTATGCCATGGTCCGTGACGGGACGCCGATCACGATTAATGCGTGATCAGGTGCCGAGGATCATTGTCCACCAGATCTTGCCGCCATCCTCTTGAAGCCAGGAAAAGCCCATTTTGCGCGCCTCGGGAGAGAGGATCACGCGGCGCGTGCCCTCTTGTTCCATCCAAGCGGCGAGGGTTTGAAGCTCTGTCTCGTAGGTTTCCGAGATGGTTTCGCCGACGAGGGAGCCAGAATATCCAACGCGACGCACGCGGTCGAGCGGCGAGGAGCCATCTGAGCCAAAGTGCCAGGGGCGATTCTGCACCGACATATCGCGCGAATGGGTTGCGGCGGCGGCGGTGAGGGCAGAATCAAGTGTGAGCGGCGGCTGACCGGCGGCCTGACGCAGAGAATTGACCGAATCGAGCATGCGGAACTGCACCTCGGAGGTCTGGCCCGCTGCGATTCGGTAGACACGCGGCAGCGGTTTGCCATCCGAGCCCAATTGTGGTGGGGGCGGTGCGGCGCAGGCGGAAAGAGCCAAAAGAGCCGAGACCAACAGGATGTAGAGACGCGCCATGATGCAGAACCACCCGAAAATTGTTTAGACCTCTGCTTTAGCCCGGCTTGCGTTGCGATTCAAACCCACATGCGCAGAACATCGCGCGTTGTGACTTTCTTGATTTGCGGCGGAAATCTTGGCACCCTATACCTTACGGATCATCGGCTTGCCTGACTGGAGTTTCTCACATGACCCATGACTCTCGGATTTCGTGGAACCGGCGCACGTTTCTGACCGGAGCAGCGGCGTTGCTGGGTGCCCCGGCACTTGCGCAAGGTGTGGACGGTGCGGATACCGTCGAACTGGAGCGTGGCCTAGAAGAAGAAACGGTGCGGCGCAATATTTCCGGGTTCCGGATGCTGGATTGGCGGCCCTATTTTTCGAACCTGAACAACGGGGCTATTCTGGTCGATATCGACTCGCGCGCGGTGCATTTCTGGAGCGCGGATCAGTCGGTTTATAAACTTTACCCATCCTCGGTGCCGCTGACCGACGATTTGACGCGGCGTGGCCGCACATCGGTGGTGCAAAAGGTGGAGGGGCCAAGCTGGCGCCCGACGCCCTCGATGCTCAAGCGCAATCCGGAATGGCCGGCCTTTGTGCCGCCGGGGCCGGATAATCCGCTGGGCACCCACGCGCTTTATCTGAGTTGGACCTATTACCGCATTCACGGCACCCATGACACGCGCAAGATTGGGCGGCGGTCGTCGAATGGCTGTGTCGGACTTTACAACGAGCACATCGCGGAATTGTTCTCTTTGACCAAGGTTGGCACGCAGGTGTTGCTAATTTGACGAAAAAGAGGCGATTTGTTGGGTGGCGGACCCAAGATAGAATTGCAATCGCTCTGGATTGCTGATTAGAAAATCTTACGAGGTTAAGTCTTGGGTGCTTGGCGTTGTATATTGCAACGTCATGCCAAAATCTGGAGGATAATCATGAAGAAACTCGTTCTCGCTGCTGCCCTGAGCGCCGCTGCTTCGACCGCTTTTGCAGGCAACCTGTCGGAGCCCGTTATCGAGGCACCGGTCGTTGTTGAAGAAACCGCTGCAAGCTCGTCCGCCGCTGGCGTTTGGGTTCCGCTGGTTCTGCTGGCAATCGTCGCGGCTGTTATCGCTGCTGACTAAGTCCGGCAACGGCACCAAAAGAAAAGGCAGTGGGAAACCACTGCCTTTTTTTGTGCCTGATTGGGATTGGTCCCAGACATGGGCAGTTACTCTGTCCGACTTTGCGCAGCGCGGTCAAACCACCTAAGTTGCTCAGCCACGCATGGGGTTAGCGGGTGATCTATCGAGGGTAGGTAAGAGCGCAGCGATGCCAGTGATGCGAGTTCGGCCTTGTCCAGCCCCGGTGTCACAAAGGAATGGCGTCGCATGAGCATCGCGGCGCGAAACGCCAATTCAGCCAGAAAAACCTCATCGCTGGTGGGTTTGAATGTCGACATCATCCGCCGCATCCGAACCTCAAACGCGTGGCAATGTCTATTCCAAGCGTTCAAACGGTCTTCTACCGCCCAGTCTATGGTGCGGGCCTTTGAGGCAGACATGCGTTCTTGTGGCTGAAAGACCCGTTTGCGATAGAGCGCTTTTGGAACATGAATTACTGGCCCGGCCTCTAGAAGACCGAGGGCGTATTCCGCCTCGACTGCAAATCCGCCCCATAAATCTGTTGGGAAGCCTTGGGTCACTGCGACGGCGCTTTGGCGCGTCACGCCGCGCCACGGCATGGCATGGGCCCCCTGCACCATAAAGCGGATCAGATGTGTCATCCGATCCTCGCCCTGCGGCAAGGCCACCGATCTAAATCCGGTAGTCCCATTGGCGTCAAACATCGTCATATCGCCATAAGCAACCGATGCCTTTTGGTGTTCAGAGACCAAAGGAAAGAACGTTGCGAGATAGTCGGGCGCCCAAATGTCGTCATGGGGGAGCGGGGCATAGAACGGGGTTTCTACCCGCTGCAGCAGCGCGTTGAAGTTTCCGGCCCATCCCAGACGTCGGGGATTGGTAGAGATATTCACGCGCGGATCGTCGCGAAACGGCTCTAGCGCCGCCTCTGTGCTGTCTTTATCCCCTTCGGATGGGTCGATCGCGATCTCGATACGAAAATCATCGAAACTTTGCGCCAAGACGGAGGACACCGTTTCGCCGATGAAGGCACCGGCCTGATAGGCGGGAATACATACGGTGATCACGCATCAAGCCCCATCTCAGACAACACGCGCAAAGCTGCCTCTTCTCCGTATTTCGGTGCCATAACGTATTTGCCGGTGTTGATCGAGTGATACCTTGGCAGGCTTGTCACACCTATTTCTGCCCGGCTGTGCAATCCGCTGTTGGGATCGGTGATGCCAGAGGTGCCCCAGGCTGAAATGTATCCGCCCCGCACCTCGAAATCGTTTGTATACTCCGCAAGCGCGTTACCGTAGCCGGGCATATAGCGCGCGAGGGCCGCGATACTTTGTTCGGTGATGTGCCGGGCTGTGCTGGGCGTTATGCAGACCGGTGCCGGATCAGGTGCCAGCGCGACTTCGCTTTTCAACATGCCTGCCGGATACCAGCTTGCGTAAACCCTGTCTCCGTATGCGACCGTGTCGCCGTATTCGCCAATGACAAAGGTCACGTTGGGTGTGCGCTCTGCAAGGTCTTCGCTCTGAAGATGCAAGCCGCATTTGAAGCGATGCAAGGCTTGGCGCGGTGGCGACAGGTTTAGATACTGGTCAAGCCGCAGCCGCTGTTCCCAGCTTGCGTTGATGACTGCGCCGAATTTCTCGCGCAGGCCATCGGCCCCCCATGTTATCACCAAGTGATCATCTTCGCGGGTGATCCCTGTGACTTCGGCCTTTGTCCGCGCTTCCACCAGAGGCTGCGCGCCAAGGGCAGATAACAAAAAGGGCCGTTTCGTCCTTGGAGAGCTTGCAAGCTCGTTGGTTTCCCATGCGGCCGAAATTTCGGTCGTGTCGAAGAGGGCGCCCAATTCGCTGGCGTTAAGAGGGCGCAAGCGCAGGTCGCGTTTGCATATCAGGTCCGCTCCGCAAGAATCGGCTTCCTCCTGAGTCTGCGCGAGATGGGCTGCGACCCCGTCCTTGGGCACCATGCTGTCACGCGGGCAGGCGTAGAGAAACGGTTTTTCTGACAGTCCGAGACCGGCCTCGGGTATCCAGCGAGTCAAGATTGGCCGAAAACGCACCGCCCCTGAGAGAAGCCGCCGCGTTGTCGTATGGCTGGAATCGAGCACATAGGTATATCCTAGGTGGATTTTGCCCTCGCACACGGCACTTGCACCGGAAAAGAGCGTTTCATTGCGCTCGAACAGCACCACCCGGAGCCCGGCATCCGCAAGGCGCATCGCTGCTGTTATGCCTGCAAGCCCGCTTCCGATCACTGCAACCGGGCCGCCCGTGATCGTCGCGCTGCGATACGACATCTTTACCCTCGCCATAAAAGAGGCAGTTCAGGTGGGACCACCAAGATCACCGCATCCGGGCACTGCCAAGGGGCGGGCTAGCTTTAATCGAGCCAGCCTTTGAGATTGGTTTCTACAATGGAGGAGAGCGCCTTGATATGGGCGTCATCGTCGTTGAGGCAGGGGATATAGGTGAATTCTTCACCGCCGGCCTCTTCGAAACTTTCGCGGATTTCCTCGTTGATCTCTTCCAATGTCTCGATGCAATCGGCGGAAAAGGCGGGGGCCATCACCGCGATGCGCTTTTTGCCATCTTCGCGGGCCAAGCGGGCCACTTCGTCTACGGTATAGGGCTTGAGCCATTCTTCGGGGCCAAAGACCGACTGAAACGTCGTGGTGATCTCGGTATTTTCCCAACCCAGCCGCTCTTTGAGCAGGCGGGTCGTTTTCTGGCATTGGCAATGATAGGGGTCGCCCTGCATCAGGTAGCGTTTTGGCATGCCGTGATAGGAGACCACAAGGATCTCTGGCCGCTTTTCAACCTCTGCGTAGGCGCGTTCGACTGATTGCGCGAGCGCCTCGATATAGAGCGGGTTCTGGAAATAGGGTTCGACCACGCGGGCAATGGGCTGCCATGTCTCATCCATCAAGGCGCGAAAAAACTGATCATTCGCGGTGGCCGAGGTGGCACCGGCGTAATGCGGATAGAGCGGAAAGAAGAGAATGCGGGTGCAGCCCGCCTCGACCATCTGGCGCACTTTGGATTTGGTTGAGGGATTGCCATAGCGCATACAGAAATCCACCATGACCTGATCGCCATAGCGCTCCTGCATCGCGGCGGCCATTTTGGTGGTCTGGTCGCGGGTGATGGTCATCAGGGGGCTTTCGCCCTTATCCTCGTTCCAGATGGATTTATAGGCATGCCCGCTGGTAAAGGGCCGCTTGGTCAGGATGATGAGCTGCAACAGCGGCTGCCATTTCCACGGGCTGTAGTCGATCACCCGGCGGTCCGACAGGAACTCGTTGAGATAGCGGCGCATGGGCCAGTAGGTGTAGTGATCCGGTGTCCCGAGATTGGCCAAGAGCACACCGGTTTTCGCGCGCGGCACCTTGGGGTGATCGGCGGCGGCGTGTTCTGGGCGGGCGGCATCATGGCTGGCATCAAGCATGGCTTGGTCATTCCTGTGTGTTCCGGGACAGGGGTGACATATAGGCTGTGCCTGAAAGGTCAATCTTTCAACGGGGTTTCCACCGCGCCAAGCGCATCGGCAAGGCGTGCGCTGGCTGATCCGGGGCGCAGTGGCTGGGGCTGGCTAGCGTCAGGGGCCCAGCCGGTGAGGAAGATCATCTCGAATGTGGCGGGGATGCGTCCGTCATCCATACCAAAGGCTTGTGAATATATGTCGCAGGCGCGGTAGAGCATGCGGCGCGGGGTTAGTGCGCGATGGCGCGCGCTCATCGCATTGGATTCGCCCATGGCGCGCAGGTCGCGCATCAGCGCCAGAGGATCGGCAT
The nucleotide sequence above comes from Roseovarius mucosus. Encoded proteins:
- a CDS encoding CCA tRNA nucleotidyltransferase; its protein translation is MKVSGAWIEDKATQAVCAMLTEAGYQALFVGGCVRNALLEMPVGDIDIATDARPEMVMELAHAAGLKPVPTGLEHGTITVVSGHIGHEVTTFREDVQTFGRHAVVAFASDLRTDARRRDFTMNALYAQTDGAVVDPLGGLEDLRARRVRFIEDADQRIREDYLRILRFFRFHAWYGDPEGGLDAEGLAACAGNVEGIVGLSRERVGAEMRKLLAAPDPAPSVAAMQATGVLAAVLPGSDARALPLLVHLESETNTAPDAILRLAALGGEAAAERLRLSRAEARRLDSLRGAAADMMHAAELGYRHGFAEGRAILLLRAALLENPWQARDAEDLAKGAKARFPVTAADLMPEYTGPALGERLHALERRWIESGFALTRDDLL
- a CDS encoding L,D-transpeptidase, encoding MTHDSRISWNRRTFLTGAAALLGAPALAQGVDGADTVELERGLEEETVRRNISGFRMLDWRPYFSNLNNGAILVDIDSRAVHFWSADQSVYKLYPSSVPLTDDLTRRGRTSVVQKVEGPSWRPTPSMLKRNPEWPAFVPPGPDNPLGTHALYLSWTYYRIHGTHDTRKIGRRSSNGCVGLYNEHIAELFSLTKVGTQVLLI
- a CDS encoding FAD-dependent oxidoreductase, with protein sequence MSYRSATITGGPVAVIGSGLAGITAAMRLADAGLRVVLFERNETLFSGASAVCEGKIHLGYTYVLDSSHTTTRRLLSGAVRFRPILTRWIPEAGLGLSEKPFLYACPRDSMVPKDGVAAHLAQTQEEADSCGADLICKRDLRLRPLNASELGALFDTTEISAAWETNELASSPRTKRPFLLSALGAQPLVEARTKAEVTGITREDDHLVITWGADGLREKFGAVINASWEQRLRLDQYLNLSPPRQALHRFKCGLHLQSEDLAERTPNVTFVIGEYGDTVAYGDRVYASWYPAGMLKSEVALAPDPAPVCITPSTARHITEQSIAALARYMPGYGNALAEYTNDFEVRGGYISAWGTSGITDPNSGLHSRAEIGVTSLPRYHSINTGKYVMAPKYGEEAALRVLSEMGLDA
- a CDS encoding CAP domain-containing protein — translated: MARLYILLVSALLALSACAAPPPPQLGSDGKPLPRVYRIAAGQTSEVQFRMLDSVNSLRQAAGQPPLTLDSALTAAAATHSRDMSVQNRPWHFGSDGSSPLDRVRRVGYSGSLVGETISETYETELQTLAAWMEQEGTRRVILSPEARKMGFSWLQEDGGKIWWTMILGT
- a CDS encoding CoA pyrophosphatase; translated protein: MTGRGAVTDPLERALRALRAARAPSSDYDLNPGVVLPEGRRLRAAAVLVPVREGRVILTKRSSKLRHHPGQIAFPGGKQDAGDPDITATALREAEEEIGLDQRSVEVLGFLPRHETVTGFDVTPVLARVHGAFEPRAEQGEVDEVFDVPLAHLLELGRYRVEKRRWRGDWRRYYAVPYGPYYIWGATARILRNLADLAEPE
- a CDS encoding glycosyltransferase family 2 protein, with product MITVCIPAYQAGAFIGETVSSVLAQSFDDFRIEIAIDPSEGDKDSTEAALEPFRDDPRVNISTNPRRLGWAGNFNALLQRVETPFYAPLPHDDIWAPDYLATFFPLVSEHQKASVAYGDMTMFDANGTTGFRSVALPQGEDRMTHLIRFMVQGAHAMPWRGVTRQSAVAVTQGFPTDLWGGFAVEAEYALGLLEAGPVIHVPKALYRKRVFQPQERMSASKARTIDWAVEDRLNAWNRHCHAFEVRMRRMMSTFKPTSDEVFLAELAFRAAMLMRRHSFVTPGLDKAELASLASLRSYLPSIDHPLTPCVAEQLRWFDRAAQSRTE
- the hemH gene encoding ferrochelatase, which produces MLDASHDAARPEHAAADHPKVPRAKTGVLLANLGTPDHYTYWPMRRYLNEFLSDRRVIDYSPWKWQPLLQLIILTKRPFTSGHAYKSIWNEDKGESPLMTITRDQTTKMAAAMQERYGDQVMVDFCMRYGNPSTKSKVRQMVEAGCTRILFFPLYPHYAGATSATANDQFFRALMDETWQPIARVVEPYFQNPLYIEALAQSVERAYAEVEKRPEILVVSYHGMPKRYLMQGDPYHCQCQKTTRLLKERLGWENTEITTTFQSVFGPEEWLKPYTVDEVARLAREDGKKRIAVMAPAFSADCIETLEEINEEIRESFEEAGGEEFTYIPCLNDDDAHIKALSSIVETNLKGWLD
- a CDS encoding class I SAM-dependent RNA methyltransferase, which codes for MSEHDIIRLGHQGDGIAEGPVYAPLTLPGERVSGTLNGQTLTDVRILLPSSDRVSAPCRHFRSCGGCQVQHASDGFVASWKQEVVRAAMAAHGIVAEFQPIHISPPRSRRRATFAAKRTKKGAMAGFHARGSDVIIEVPDCHLLHPEVMRGLSVACDLAETGTSRKAALAVSVTRSLVGLDVAVTDGKPLDGPLRIALAALAERHDLARLAWEDEVVVTRRAPVQVFGGARVVPPPGAFLQATAEGEAALLAQTETILAGARRIVDLFAGCGTFALPLAQRAQVHAVEGEAEMLAALDAGRRGAAGLYPLSTEARDLFRRPLLADELARYDGAVIDPPRAGAEAQIAEIARARLPRLAYVSCNPVTFARDAKTLIAAGYVMGPVRVVDQFRWSAHVELVAGFTLNKA
- a CDS encoding L,D-transpeptidase family protein, coding for MKSNRRFVLLAGLSALAACSRQDSKFRTYRGPDVTRVIVNKGEREMFLLHHNRTLERYKVDLGFSPSGHKQFEGDGRTPEGEYHIDRRNPNSSFHLSLGISYPNEADIAYAKALGKSPGGDIFIHGEPNALAFLSPDWTAGCISVKNREMEDVYAMVRDGTPITINA